The genomic interval CAGTTCATCATGGTCGCGGCGCGCCGCATCTCGACGCCTGTGAGGGCTTCGGGGAAGCCGGCGTAGGGGCGATCCGCCGGCCGGTGAAGAAACGGCTCGAGCCGGAGAATCTCCTGCTCGTATTCGTCCCGATCGACGACAAGATCCCGGATGATTCGGAAGCCTCCAAGCGGTTCGATGGTCATCTCGGGTTCCGCCGGTTCCCAACAGGCCAGGCACGGCCTGCCGTTCACGATCATGGCGCAGAGGCCGCACTTCTTAACACCGCAGAGCCAGCGGTAGCCGATCGCTTGGCCCAGGTCCTCTCGAATCGCCTCGAGGACGTCGAGCACGCGCATATCTTTTTCATGCGGCACCACATACGTTTCATAGCGCGGCGCCGAATCCACGTCGGGCGCATACCGGTAGACGTTCGCCTTAACCGTGTCCATCAATAGTCCACCTCGAAGAAGTCGGCCTTGCCTTCGGCGGGGCGCGCATACGGGAGATCCACCGGCAGGTCCTCGAGAATCAGGTCCCCGTTCAGCCGGCGGCCCACGACGTGCCGGAGCCACTGCGCATTGTCTGTGTGCGGATAATCCGCGCGGTAGAACGCGCCGCGGCTCTCCTTTCGATACAGCGAGAAGCGGATCAACAACTCGCAGGCGTCCAACATATCTTCCGCGTCGACCGCCTCCATCCAGTCGTAGTTGAAGCGGCGCGTGAGGGACTGCAGCCGCATGCGCGGAAGCACGTCGGCGCGAATGCGGCCGAGCTTCTCAAGGCCTTCCTGCATGGTCGATTCGCGTTTTACGTAGTTCATGTGAGCCCACATCACGGAGCGCACCCGCTTGATCACCTGCGCCGGCAAGAGTCCATCGCCGGGCTCCGTTCGGAAATAGCTCCGTACGCGCCGGAAATCCCGATCCAGGCGATCCTGATCGAGACGCGGAAGGGGGCGACCGTTGATATAGTCCGCGGCGCGCTGCGCCGCTATGAACCCGTCGTACATGACGTTTGGCAGCCCACCGGTGACAAGAGCGCTGACCGATCCCGCGACAAACAGACCGGGTAGCTCCGATTCCATCGTCCGGCCGTTGACGCGGACGCCGCCGACGTTCATATGCCAGGAGATGGCGTTCTCGATGAGGTCGCGCGTCGGATCCAGGCCCAGTTTCTCGAGAAACTGGGTCTGGTAGATGTATCGGGACAGGACTTCGGGCTCGAAGTGCCGGTAGCTGGTGAAATAATCGCCGCCAAACGCCGCCTTGCCTTGTTGCACCTGTTTCGCCAGATACTTGAGCTGCATGATGTATGGAACGGGATTGTCGGGCAGAAACCGACCGTCAAAGAAGAACTCGCCATCGCGGTTGTGCAGGCGAGTCTGCTGCGCCGTTCCGGGCGTAGGGTTGGGATACAGGTGGAGCCGCATCCACGAACGCGGGCGGGCCAGGTCGGAAGCATGGAACCACTGCATCTCGAGATTCTGAAGCGTGCATCCGGCGCGGAACGCCATGATCCATCCGGCGGCCGTTCCTTCCCGCGTTCCGGTGGACCGCAGGGAGAGATAGTTCGAGTGCCCGGTGGCCAGGATGGTCGCCTTGGCCCGCACCACGACCTGTTCTCCGTTTCGGTAGTCGAGGGCGGTCGCCCCAACGACTTCGCTGCCGGCGGTCAACAGCGATGTCGCAGCGACCTCCTGCAGTACGGTAATGCCGCAGCGGAGGATCTCCTTGCGCATCATATCCATGATGATCTGGCCGGACATCCCCATTTTGGTCGCCCAGGCCTGCGTCCCCCGGGGGAGATCCACCACGATAGATCCATCATCATGACGGAGCAGGTAGAGGCCGCGGGCTTCCAGCCACGGGTAGAAGTGATCGAATGTGAACCGGGCCGCGTCCTTCATATACTCTTGATCGCCGAGGTAATGAGTATATTTGGCGAGGAAGGTCATCGTGCGTCGCTGCCGTTCCTCGTCGGGCTGCGCGGGCGCATCGGGGTCTTTGGGAGGTCCGAACCAGTTCAGATTGCCGGCGAAGATGGAGCAGCCGCTGCGGCCCAGATAGCCTTTAACAAGCATCACAACTTTCAGCCCGCGGCTCTGGGCTTCGATCGCAGCCTTGGCCCCTGCACCGCCACCCCCGATGATCAGGAGGTCCGTGTCGATCTCGTGCGCCATTCCCAAGGCCTCCTTCGCGCCACCGCGATACTGGATCGAGGCGTCACTCCGTGAACACGAAGGCGCGCACACGAATCGGCGTGCTCGTCAGAGATGCCCGGAACACTGAGCGGAAATTTGCATTCTGACGCCTGTACTCCTCCAGGCAAAGATGGACAGCACGGTTCTCTGTCGCGGGTCCACCGCGGCGGCCCCGAAAATGGCTTTGTGCCCTCCCCGAAAACCGCTCGAGGCGGGCGGTGATCCCGCCGTTGAACGCCGCCAACCCCGACGCGACCCGCCCCAGCCGGTCAGGCGGCATGCTCCTTCGCCCAGGCCGCAACCTCGGCGTGGGAGGCGAACCAGACGTTCCCCTTGGCGCGCGCGTGGCGGATGATCTCCTCGAGGATCCAGATGCGCGAGCGGTAGCCGCTGAAGTGCGGGTGCATGGTCAGCTGAAAAACGCCGCCCTCCTCGTAGGCGCCGTCGAACTCGCGCCGGAAGATGTCGAAGACGTCCGGGGGCGGCGTGTAGGGCCGCAGCGATTGGAAGCGGTGCATCATGAAGTACACGGCGTCGTCGCGCACCCATTCCACGGGGAGCTCAACGATCCCGGTGGGCTTCCCGTCCAGCAGCAGCTCGTAGCAGTCCTCGTCCGCCATGAGCGACGAGTCGTAGGCGAGTCCCATCTCCATTTCGATCGCCAGCGTGTTGGGACTGAAATCCCACGACGGCGTGCGCAGGCCCACCGGGCGCTTCCCGGTGACCTTCTCGAGCGCGTCGGCGGACCGCCGCATGAGGTCGCGTTCGGCTTCGTACGGCAAGACCGAGTT from bacterium carries:
- a CDS encoding FAD-binding protein; amino-acid sequence: MAHEIDTDLLIIGGGGAGAKAAIEAQSRGLKVVMLVKGYLGRSGCSIFAGNLNWFGPPKDPDAPAQPDEERQRRTMTFLAKYTHYLGDQEYMKDAARFTFDHFYPWLEARGLYLLRHDDGSIVVDLPRGTQAWATKMGMSGQIIMDMMRKEILRCGITVLQEVAATSLLTAGSEVVGATALDYRNGEQVVVRAKATILATGHSNYLSLRSTGTREGTAAGWIMAFRAGCTLQNLEMQWFHASDLARPRSWMRLHLYPNPTPGTAQQTRLHNRDGEFFFDGRFLPDNPVPYIMQLKYLAKQVQQGKAAFGGDYFTSYRHFEPEVLSRYIYQTQFLEKLGLDPTRDLIENAISWHMNVGGVRVNGRTMESELPGLFVAGSVSALVTGGLPNVMYDGFIAAQRAADYINGRPLPRLDQDRLDRDFRRVRSYFRTEPGDGLLPAQVIKRVRSVMWAHMNYVKRESTMQEGLEKLGRIRADVLPRMRLQSLTRRFNYDWMEAVDAEDMLDACELLIRFSLYRKESRGAFYRADYPHTDNAQWLRHVVGRRLNGDLILEDLPVDLPYARPAEGKADFFEVDY
- a CDS encoding polysaccharide deacetylase, which translates into the protein MSTQTPALEPWQWSEDQWRRIVNKVRAGRKFKPAAWKDNARCAVALSFDSDHETNELRDGGKSIGRLSWGQYGNRVCVPRILKILEKYGVKATFYVPAVVALTYPDEQRRVAAEGHEIGIHGWIHELNSVLPYEAERDLMRRSADALEKVTGKRPVGLRTPSWDFSPNTLAIEMEMGLAYDSSLMADEDCYELLLDGKPTGIVELPVEWVRDDAVYFMMHRFQSLRPYTPPPDVFDIFRREFDGAYEEGGVFQLTMHPHFSGYRSRIWILEEIIRHARAKGNVWFASHAEVAAWAKEHAA
- a CDS encoding 2Fe-2S iron-sulfur cluster-binding protein; this encodes MDTVKANVYRYAPDVDSAPRYETYVVPHEKDMRVLDVLEAIREDLGQAIGYRWLCGVKKCGLCAMIVNGRPCLACWEPAEPEMTIEPLGGFRIIRDLVVDRDEYEQEILRLEPFLHRPADRPYAGFPEALTGVEMRRAATMMNCIECLLCVAVCPTVSERFAGPAALVQLARWAFDPRDGAERGAHAIYGGIGHCADCGDCTAACPAGIPIKEVAIAGLREICAREGYTGYGPAPEYKCGRNSVRSFGDQTESSIDTPSD